One genomic segment of Vagococcus intermedius includes these proteins:
- a CDS encoding MFS transporter, whose product MKTKETKRMLLIVISNLFMVFLGIGLVIPVMPTFMHQMSLSGQTMGYLVAAYAMAQLVFSPIAGRLSDLFGRKRMIVIGMVIFALSEFIFGIGHVVSLLYLSRILGGLSAALIFPSVMAFVADITTLEERPKAMGWVSGAVSGGFIIGPGIGGFLGDISTRLPFYVAAILGLVGFIFAFIFLKEPEHEEASEEVAKTSLKEVILTPALTFPFLIILINAFGLAAFESIYSIYVDLNFGFSVKDIAVVITASGVFALIAQLIFFDPIVRKIGEVGLIRLCLLASSVFVLAMIFAQGYWSVLICTFVIFLAFDLIRPAITTFLSKHAGSNQGSVSGINSALTSVGNIVGPILSGTLLDMNTHYPYYVVVVILAISFVLTLMWKVAPTKTY is encoded by the coding sequence ATGAAAACAAAAGAAACAAAGAGAATGTTATTGATTGTCATTTCCAACTTATTTATGGTCTTTTTAGGGATTGGTTTAGTTATCCCAGTGATGCCAACTTTTATGCATCAAATGTCTCTATCAGGGCAAACTATGGGTTATTTAGTTGCGGCTTATGCCATGGCACAATTAGTATTCTCACCAATAGCAGGTCGTTTATCAGATTTATTTGGTCGTAAACGAATGATTGTCATAGGGATGGTTATTTTTGCCCTTTCCGAATTTATTTTCGGGATTGGTCATGTCGTCTCTCTGTTATATTTATCACGTATCTTAGGTGGTCTAAGTGCGGCGTTAATCTTCCCATCAGTCATGGCATTTGTGGCTGATATTACGACTCTAGAAGAACGTCCCAAGGCAATGGGGTGGGTCTCAGGAGCCGTAAGTGGTGGTTTTATTATTGGACCAGGAATTGGTGGCTTTTTGGGAGATATCTCAACGCGCCTTCCTTTCTATGTAGCAGCTATTTTAGGATTAGTAGGGTTTATTTTTGCGTTTATTTTCTTAAAAGAACCGGAGCATGAGGAAGCCAGTGAAGAAGTTGCTAAGACTAGTCTTAAGGAAGTCATCTTGACGCCAGCCTTAACTTTTCCATTTTTGATTATTTTAATTAATGCGTTTGGCTTAGCTGCCTTTGAATCAATCTATAGCATTTATGTGGATTTGAACTTTGGCTTTTCAGTTAAGGATATTGCAGTAGTTATTACTGCCAGTGGTGTTTTTGCACTTATTGCTCAATTAATCTTTTTTGATCCAATTGTAAGAAAAATTGGTGAAGTTGGTTTGATTAGACTATGTTTGTTAGCAAGTTCTGTTTTTGTTTTGGCAATGATTTTTGCTCAAGGCTACTGGAGCGTATTGATTTGTACGTTTGTTATTTTCTTAGCTTTTGATTTAATTCGACCGGCAATTACAACTTTTCTTTCGAAACATGCTGGTAGTAATCAAGGATCAGTTAGTGGTATCAATTCGGCACTGACAAGCGTCGGAAATATCGTTGGTCCAATTTTATCAGGAACCTTATTAGATATGAATACTCATTATCCTTATTATGTGGTGGTGGTTATTCTAGCTATAAGTTTTGTATTAACTTTAATGTGGAAAGTGGCACCAACTAAAACTTATTAG